ggtaatCGATTACTTTGTAGAAAATTGCGTTACAGGGCATTTttcatgccagtaaccggttactggactctgggtaaccggttaccctgggcaaaagtgcaaaaatcagcaaactctAGAaagtcgtaactttcggctcgggtatcggaattgcgcaaactttatatcgttggaaagctagcgacgtgtactttctaattaaataggtccccaaaccagaattattgatttaataatagtggagccccacttagtgaatcaaggAATTAGTATGAGAACTTATGCCTTTACTATTTGACCAATACTTCTCCTGTTATGTGTGGCATTTATTATTTAATGCTTATTATGAATGTGATATCTATGTTTGAGATGATATGCAATTAtatgatgtgcatgaaatcctattgacaccgtcgttttggttaaacgatcggcTTTGGTTGTATTGTATGGAttaacgcttgttatgcgtgtgtatgcttgaatcgaagtagacccggtactaagttacgattcggaccgtgggtcctggagttgtccgtgggactgccctgatcatggatcccagaggcacatacctgaactaccgttgcagtgtgcttgtgagtgccgtacggggctttttactcacttgctgtatacacactcgcgtgctcggtatgatggcgttatgcggctaagtaagcctacgcataacaggtaaaccatctctaatgatgccatgtaggctacatcattaggttcctatccggatgggctcatgcgtcaggacggcgtgttgcacttgctgttaacaccacgtgcgtacagatggttaatgggacgatgtcgcctcttaggcaaggtcatctcgcagccatgtaggcttgtgcgaacccatttaatcattcttgcagggtgcttgtgtaagtctcttgacaaataggcatgggtgaacccaccgagggtgtgttagtaacttagtctagtggtattaacgtacttctggattccccgtacatgggtatgggtctgcatacgtgtttgttgtactatttgtgtactgtgatgcgatgactcctatggtggacgattcatgtgtttgctccgtacttgtaccggatgtgaggataaaccccggatcaatggtggattcggtttgtgatgcatgtaccctgtagaaccgagaggacccataggataggaggactcactgagatttagtaatctcaccccaatcaacttatatttttttcaggtgcagtttagtagcgtttgacagatagcaggttcggattgacggcttaaagtggtgacggctcggagacctcgtcagatctcattttccgctgtgcagatccattgaagacacatgtgttgtaattcttattagaatttcatgttgtattttatatggatctctctatatctatagcttttgtatgtactcaatatcaattttaatgtttcatgcataatatactagtcagttatgtatggggcgttacaggttaatttttaaaaagtcatccaaaccaaaccaatgcggttaggattGGTTCGGTGGGCTACGgtttacaccataaaataaaaatgtactgaaataaaaaaataataataattcattcttccatacatatattacagtaccattaaaaagaagtttttcatactaattacaccaaaataattcattcttacatacatgtattttacaccaaaattactaccatataagtgtatcatgtattttacagtaccatactatgtattttacatatactacatactaaattactaatataacttcagttattcatactacatactatatagagtttttcatactaataaactacatactacatatacaagtatcagataacttcagttctaaatattaatacaatattacaacttcaggactaaatattatcagtactacatatacaccaaatgcttctctagaatgagtgagagagaaatcagagaatgaagttgaaatgttgaacaagaaggaagaatgaaggaatagtgagtcacgtgacgtgagtgtacaatattgcaattgaattggaaatataataaattaattatagaaattcaaaagtttagttaaatatgcggttcagttcggtttggttcggttttgtgaaatgaaaaccgcaaaccgaaccgaaccgtgcggttcagcccaaaaatcatccaaaaccatccaaaccaaacgcggtttttgCGGTTTTCGGTTTGGATTAGTTCAGTTTGTGATtttccttttggattggttcggatacgatcacccctaaaAATATGTACATATTTACGTACAAGTTGAGGGTTATTTACTATATTTCAACAATGTTTTGCAGTAGTGATGAAATATGCATGTTTCCCCTGCCAAGTACCCCAGTCAACCCACTAATGCCATGATCCTATCTTCTATTTTTGTTATAGTACATACTATGTATATTTCACATCGTTGAACCTTTtttcaaaatgaaaacaaaacaagcCTTACAATCGATGTATTAGAAACGAACAAGTTTAACATCATGATCAGAAAAGGAATAGGCATAACCCCCACGGTTCCCAACCTCAACACCCTCAAACAAATCCACGCTTTGATAATCATTAACGGTTTCGACACTACCTCCAACGTTGCCTTCCTCAGAAACCTCGTACAAACAATATCCACCTCACTTGTAGGTCCCATTGCTACTCCAACCGTCAGAAACTATGCACACCAACTGTTTGCCAAAATTCCCGAACCAGATACATTCATGTGGAACGCCATGATTCGTGGTTCCTCTCAGAGCCCTGATCCTCTACGAGCTATCTCATTGTATTCTCAAATGCACCGTTGTTTTGTTAAGCCTGATAACTACACTTTCCCTTTTGTTTTCAAAGCGTGTACTAAGCTTTTCTGGGTGAATACTGGTTCAGCTGTTCATGGCAGGGTTTGGAGATTTGGGTTTGGTTCAAATGCTTTTGTGAGGAATGCCCTTTTGGTTTTTCATGCTAAATGTGGTGACTTGAAGGTGGCAACTTCACTTTTTGATGATTCTTGTAAGGGTGATGTGGTTGCTTGGTCTTCGCTTATTGCTGGTTATGCAAAACGTGGAGATTTGAAGTATGCGCGAAAACTGTTTGATGATATGCCTGAAAGAGACTTGGTGTCGTGGAATGTGATGATTACTGGGTATGCTAAGCAAGGGGAGATGGAGAATGCGAGGTTGCTTTTTGACGAGGCTCCGTTTAGAGATGTTGTTAGTTGGAACGCGGTGATCGCAGGTTATGTGGTTTGTAAGTTGAACCAACAGGCATTGGAGTTGTTTGATGAGATGAGTATAGTCGGGGTTTGTCCGGATGAGGTgactttgttgagtttgttgtctGCTTGTGCTGATTTGGGGGATTTGGAAATTGGTAAGAAAGTACATGATAAGGTTATGGAGATTAGTAAGGGAAAGTTGAGCACGTTGTTAGGGAATGCAGTTGTTGATATGTATGCTAAATGTGGAAACATTGAAGAAGCGCTTTGCGTGTTTCGGTCTATAAGAGATAAAGATGTGATCTCGTGGAACTCGGTCATTGTTGGTTTGGCTTTTCATGGACATGCCGAGGAATCACTTGGCTTGTTCAAGGAGATGCTGAGGACTAAGATTTGTCCGAACGATATAACTTTTGGTTGTGTTTTTGCAGCTTGTAGTCATGCTGGTAAAATCGATGAGGGTTATAAATATTTTGATCTTATGAGAAATGAATATAAGATTGAACCGAACATTAGGCATTACGGGTGTATGGTAGACATGCTAGGACGCGCTGGACTTTTAAAGGAAGCGGTTAAGGTCATCGATTCCATGAAAATTGAACCTAATGCAATTGTTTGGAGGACTCTGCTTGGAGCTTGTAAGGTTCATGGAGATGTAGAATTGGCAAAAGTGGCTAATGAGAAGCTTCTTAGAATGAGAAAGGACCAGAGTGGCGACTATGTATTGATGTCAAACTTATACGCTTCGCGTGGTGAGTGGGACGGGGTTGCAAAGGTAAGGAAGTTAATGGATGAGAGTGGTGTGACAAAAAGTCGCGGCTCTAGCTTTGTTGAAGCATGAACATTGGTTGATGTTGCAACCGTGTTTTTAAATTATGGATGTAGTGGTAATTATAATCTCACGATTTTGCAGAAAATAACAGTAATGCAAACATTGAATATCAAACACATAGGTAAACATGAACATGACACATTAGatatctctctcacacacactcaCTTTTCTTCAATGATTACAAATAGGCATGCATTGCATGTAACTAGATTGGTTTAACGTCTTGATAGAACAAG
The Vicia villosa cultivar HV-30 ecotype Madison, WI linkage group LG6, Vvil1.0, whole genome shotgun sequence genome window above contains:
- the LOC131608834 gene encoding pentatricopeptide repeat-containing protein At5g15300 gives rise to the protein MIRKGIGITPTVPNLNTLKQIHALIIINGFDTTSNVAFLRNLVQTISTSLVGPIATPTVRNYAHQLFAKIPEPDTFMWNAMIRGSSQSPDPLRAISLYSQMHRCFVKPDNYTFPFVFKACTKLFWVNTGSAVHGRVWRFGFGSNAFVRNALLVFHAKCGDLKVATSLFDDSCKGDVVAWSSLIAGYAKRGDLKYARKLFDDMPERDLVSWNVMITGYAKQGEMENARLLFDEAPFRDVVSWNAVIAGYVVCKLNQQALELFDEMSIVGVCPDEVTLLSLLSACADLGDLEIGKKVHDKVMEISKGKLSTLLGNAVVDMYAKCGNIEEALCVFRSIRDKDVISWNSVIVGLAFHGHAEESLGLFKEMLRTKICPNDITFGCVFAACSHAGKIDEGYKYFDLMRNEYKIEPNIRHYGCMVDMLGRAGLLKEAVKVIDSMKIEPNAIVWRTLLGACKVHGDVELAKVANEKLLRMRKDQSGDYVLMSNLYASRGEWDGVAKVRKLMDESGVTKSRGSSFVEA